A stretch of DNA from Rheinheimera sp. MMS21-TC3:
TAGACAATGGGTGCAATGGCTGTAGGCATTAGTTGTTATTCCACTAAATCTGCATATACTGGCTTATAGCCAAAATAAAGAGGTACCTTATAAGTATGTATGGTTATGTTGCTCGCCAGCCAATTTTTGCAGCAGATAAAACTCTTTATGGCTATGAACTGTTGTTTCGTAATGGTGAGGTAAACAGCTTTCCTAATATTGATGCAGATGAAGCGACCAGTAAGTTATTAATGCAACATCATTTATTGTTGGGTGTTGAAAATATAACTGCCAATAAACTCGCTTTTATCAACTTCTCTGCCGATACCTTGCTGTATCGTTTTCCTGCCTTTATTAATCCAGCCAGTACTGTGATTGAAATATTAGAAACTGTGCCCGCTACACCTGAGTTATTAGCGGTATGCCAATCTTTACATAGTCAAGGTTATAAGCTGGCACTTGATGATCATGATTTTGATCCTAAGTGGGATGAATTTTTACCTTATATCAGTTATATAAAAGTAGATGTCTTACAGTTTAATATACTGCAAATTAGTCGTTATTTACGGCGCATTGCTAAGTATCCTTTACTACTCTTGGCAGAAAAAGTTGAAACAGCTGAGCAATTTGAAAAACTAAAAATGCTAGGCTTTCATTTGTTTCAAGGTTATTTGTTTGCTCGGCCAGAAATGCTTAAACAAAAGCAGCTTAGTTAAAATAAGGCTAATTTATTAGAGTTGATAGCAGAAGCATCAAAAGTAGAATTAGATTTTGATTTGCTAGCTAATATTTGTCAGCGTGATCTTGGCCTATCTTATAAACTATTGCGCTTTGTTAATAACAGTCTTTTTGCTGCTCGCCAGCCAATAAGCTCGTTAAAGTTGGCCATGGTGTCGATGGGCGAGCCTGAGCTGAAAAAGTTTTTAGCTTTGTTAGCATTAGCTAATTTAAGTGATAGCGCACAAGACAATAGGTTGACTACGGCTTTAGTGAGAGCCCGTTTTTGTGACTTATTGGCTATTCAGAAACGCTTATCAAGTAATCCGCCGAGCGCTTTTTTAACTGGATTATTTTCTAATGTACATGAAATCATTGAGCAGCCGCAACAACTGATGCTTGATCAATTACCGCTAGAGCTTGAGATTAAACAAGCACTGCTAATGGGTACCGGTTTGCTGGGGCAAATGCTGCAATTAACCTTAGCTTTTGAGCGTGGCGACTGGGAGCAAACTATAGCTTTAGAGCAACAAATAAAAGGCATTGCAGAGTTAGCTGAAGTCTATCAAGAGGCCGTGCGTTGGGCTGATAGTGTTCTGCTGAATTAGCTATTTATTATTAACCAGGCTCTATTTCACTGCTATCTGCAATAGGTTCAATTATCATAGATAAGCGTTCAGATTCAAAGTCACGATGTGATGTCTCTAGTTGCGGTAAAGTTTTGCTTACTTTTGTCGAGAGCTGACTAAAGCGATCTACCTTGCCATATAAGCCTTGCTGTCCTGCTAAGGCGGTAACAGTACTATTATAATGATTACTAACGGTATTTAAGGTAATACCTAGTTTTTGTAAGCGCTCGGCCACTAAGCAAACTTGATTATAAACTTCGGCTGCCCGTTCACTAATTTCACGTGCCTCAGTGTTACTGCGCTCTATCATCCATAAATTTGAAACGGTGCGTAAAATAGGAATAAGGGTAGTGTGCGACACTAAAACAATATTTTGTTTATAGCCGTATTCAAATAAGTCTTTGTTGTGTTTTAGTGCTTCAATATAAGCGGGCTCAATGGGCATAAACATTAACACAAAGCTAGGGCTGTGCATGCCAATTAAGTTAGTGTAATCCTTGCTAGCTAAATCATCTATGTGCCGACGTACGGCTTTAATATGTTCAGTCATAGCAAGTTGGTAAGCTTCATTAGTTTCTGCTGCAATGGCGCGGTCATAAGCAATTAATGATACTTTGCTATCAATAATAATATGTTTATTATCAGGTAGCTTAATTAAGAAGTCGGTCTGTTTTTGCTTGCCTTCACTATCTTTAAAACCAGTTTGCACCGAAAAGTGAGCGTCTTGTACTAAGCCACTCATTTCTAAGGTGCGTTGTAGTTGGGCCTCCCCCCAAGCTCCGCGTTGTTGTGAGTCGCCTTTTAACGCTGAGGTTAAGTTATTAGCTTCAGTGCTCATACTTATGCCTATATCGAGCATCTTTTTAATTTCAGCATTTAAATTAGCATTACCACGGGTAGCTGAGTCATGGACTTCATTTACTCGTTTTTGAAAAGCGTCAATTTGTTCCCGAAATGGCTTTAACATAATATCAATACTGTGTTTGCTGGTATCGGTAAAAGTTTTGCCCTTTTCTTCAAATATTTTATTGGCTAAATTCTCAAATTCTTTACTTAATACTTGTTTGTTATCGGCTAGTTGTGCTAATTGCTGTTCAAAGTGGCGCTCGCGTTGCTGTAATGAAGTATTGAGTTCGGCATGAAGCTTTGTCAGCTGTAGGTGCTCAGCCTGTAAGTTGGTTAACTTAAGTTGTTGCTGCTCAGATTGGCTTTTAAGTTCAGTGATGTACTCTTTAGCTTGTTGCGTAGCAGTTTCAAACATCTGAGCTTTTTTACCTTCATGACTTAATTGCTGCTGTAATTGAGCGTTACTGTTTAGTGCTAATTGCAACCGCTGCTCAATATCTTGCTGGCTGGTATGAGCGGCAATTAATTGCTGTTCTAATCGACTGAAGCTAATGGCGTTATCTTGTAACTTAGCTTGCAATACGGCTACACGACGCTGATTTAATAAATAAGTTAGTAGGCAACTAAGTGCGGAAGCTACAAAGCATGTCATAGCTAAAATAATAATAAAGTCTGTATTCCACTGAATAGATTGCATATTTAATCCTACAGATTAACGAAAGCTAGCAGAGTACTATCTAGCAGAGCACTATACTGTAATGAGCTAAATCACTTAGCTTGCTGTTGTTTTATACAGTATATATAGTGTGTTAAATTTTACAATATAAGATGGCAGCATCTTTATTATCAGCGCCTATAATAATGCTAGTTAGGTGGGCTTGGCTTCTGGCTTAAAATGGCTACCGACATTTAACGCTTTTAGCTGTAAATTAAGCGGATCTTACCTTGATAACATACAAGCATGTATGTATATTGCAGGGCATTACTATGCCGAGATATATCGACTATTTTTTAATTGTGTTATCGGCAGTTTTCTAAAGGAATTTTTTATGACATTAAAGCTGAAATTACTAGCCACAGCTGCAGTTAGCCTAGTACTACTAGCCTGTAGTGAGCCAGAGCAGGCTCAAGCTCAGCAACCCGTGCCTGAGGTGGAAGTGATTACTTTAGCTACCGCTAGTGTTGGCTTAAAGACTGAGCTACCAGGTAGAACTATAGAGTTTCGTCAGGCTGAAATTCGACCTCAAGTAAGCGGTATTTTACAACAACGCTTATTTCGTGAAGGTCAGCAAGTTGAAGTAGGGCAAGTATTATATCAAATAGATGCCGCTACATACCAAGCCGCACTAGCTAGTGCTAAAGCTAATTTAGCTAGCGCTAAAGCAGGGCAATTAAATGCTAATAATAAGGCCAAGCGGATTAAAGGGTTGCTAGACAGTAAAGTAGTGAGTCAGCAAGACTTTGATGATGCTAATGCTTTAATGATGCAAGCTGATGCCGCGGTAGCTAGTGCAGAAGCAGCATTACAAACTGCGCAAATTAACCTTGATTATACCGAAATTAAAGCGCCAATAAGTGGTCGTATTGGGCGTTCAGCAGTGACAGAAGGTGCTTTATTAACGGCTAATCAAGCTCAAGGTTTAGCGACTATTCGACAGTTGAACCCTATTTATGTGGATTTAACCCAATCAAGCACTGAGCTATTGAAGCTAAAGCGGCAATTAACTGCACAAGATAAACAGCAAGTCAGTGTCGATTTAATATTAGATGATGGTTCTAAGTATGGCCATCAAGGTAGCTTAGAGTTTTCTGAAGTAAATGTTGATCCTAGCACTGGTATGGTGACTTTACGCGCTGTGTTCGATAATAGCGAAGCAGATTTATTGCCAGGTATGTTTGTTCGTGCTGTGTTAAATCATGGTACTAATGATAATGCGATTTTAGTGCCGCAAGCCGCTATTAGTCGCACACCTAAAGGTGATGCTATGGTGATGATAGTAACAGCTAACAATCAAGTTGAATCAAGGCTAGTTCAATTAGGCCAAAGCACTAAGGGTAATTGGGTGGCCGAAGGCGGTGTGCAAGCAGGTGAGCGTGTTATTATTTCAGGCTTACAAAAAGTGCGGCCTGGTGCAACTGTGCGTGCTGTGAGTGCAAGTAACAATTCTACTAACACTGCTACGCAGTAAAGGGAGTAGCAGATGGCCAATTTCTTTATTAATCGCCCCATTTTTGCTTGGGTAATAGCTATTGTTATTATGCTGGCAGGCTTGTTATCGATTAAACAATTACCTATTGAACAATATCCAAGTATAGCCCCGCCAGCCGTTACTATTAGTGCTAGCTACCGTGGTGCCTCGGCGCAAACAGCTGAAGATGCGGTTACTCAAGTTATTGAGCAAGCCATGAACGGCTTAGATAACTTAATGTATATGTCAGCCAATACCGACTCTTTAGGTAATGTATCTATAACCTTAACTTTTGAAACTGGTACCGATGGCGACATAGCTCAGGTTCAAGTGCAAAATAAGTTGCAGCAAGCTTTACCTTTATTACCACAAGAAGTGCAGCAACAAGGGGTGCGAGTCGCTAAATCAAACGGTAGCTTTTTAATGGTAGTAGGCTTTATCTCGCATAATGAGAAAATGAGCCGTGAAGATATTGCTGATTACGTTGTAGCTAATATTAAAGATCCGTTAAGCCGGACCGAAGGCGTGGGTAATGTAGTGGTATTTGGTAGCCAATATGCCATGCGTATTTGGTTAGATGCTAATAAGCTAAACCAATTTAACATGACGCCGTCAGATGTTACCGCAGCTATTCGAGTGCAAAATAACCAAGTAACAGCGGGCCAGCTTGGTGGTGCACCAGCTTTAGAAGGCCAGCAATATAATGCGGCAATATTAGCGCAAACCCGTTTAACCTCAGTGGAAGAGTTTAGTAATATTTTACTACGAGTTAATCAAGATGGCTCTTTAGTACGTTTAGCCGATGTCGCTAGAGTAGAGCTTGGTGGTGAAAATTACTCGGTTAAAGCTAGGTATAATGGCAATATTGCAACAGGTATTGCTATTGAGCTTGCTACAGGGGCCAATGCGCTAGATACTGCTGCTGCAGTAAAACAACGTATCGCAGAATTAAGTCCTTACTTTCCTGAAGGTGTTACTACTGTTATTCCTTACGATACAACACCCTTTGTTGAAATTTCCATTAGCTCAGTAGTACAAACATTAATAGAAGCCATCATTCTAGTATTTTTAGTGATGTATTTATTCTTACAAAACTTTAGAGCAACTTTAATCCCGACTTTAGCGGTGCCAGTTGTTTTACTAGGTACCTTTGGCATTATGGCGGCTTTTGGTTTTACCATTAATACCTTAACCATGTTTGGCATGGTGTTATCTATAGGTTTGTTAGTTGATGATGCGATAGTAGTAGTAGAAAACGTTGAACGGGTAATGACCGAAGAAGGCTTATCAGCGGTAGAAGCAACCCGTAAGTCAATGGGGCAAATTACTGGTGCTTTAATTGGTATAGGTTTAGTGCTGTCGGCTGTGTTTGTACCTATGGCCTTTTTTGGCGGAGCAACAGGTGCTATTTATAAGCAATTCTCTATCACTATTGTTTCGGCAATGGCCTTGTCAGTATTAGTTGCCATTATTTTTACCCCAGCACTTTGCGCCACTATGTTAAAGCAGAATAAAAACGGCCATGTAAAAAAAGGCGGTTTCTTTGGTTGGTTTAACCGTGGTTTTGACAGCACCAACCATAAATATCAGCGCGGTGTGGCCGGTATGCTGAAAAGGCCAGTGCGTTCAATGATGGTATACGGGGCAATTATTATTGTCATGATAGTGATGTTTATGCGCTTACCTTCATCGTTTTTACCGTCAGAAGACCAAGGTATTTTTATTACTATGGTTCAGCTGCCAACAGGCGCTAGCCAAGAGCGTACCGAAGCGGTAATGACTAAGATTGCTAATTATTATAAAGGTGAAGAAGCGGTTGAGTCTGCGTTTACTGTGTCCGGTTTTAGTTTTAGTGGTCAAGGTCAAAACGTTGGTTTAGCCTTTGTTCGCTTAAAAGATTGGGATGAGCGAGATGCAAGTCAAAGTGTTAATGCGGTAATTGGCCGTGCCATGGGTTACTTTAGTACGGTAAAAGAAGCGCAAATTTTTGCCTTTAACTTGCCGCCTATTGCTGCTTTGGGTAATGCCACTGGTTTCACCTTGTTTTTACAAGATCGAGCTGGTTTAGGCCATGAAGCTTTATTAAATGCTCGTAATCAATTATTAGGCATGGCTGCTCAAGAGCCTACTTTGATGGGTGTTAGGCCAAATGGTATGGAAGATGCCGCACAGTTACAGGTAGATATTGATCAATTAAAAGCTCAAGCGTTAGGGGTTTCACCAGCAGATATTAACCAAACTTTATCTATTGGTTGGGGATCTAATTACGTCAATGACTTTGTAGACCGCGGTCGGGTGAAAAAAGTCTTTGTCCAGGCAGATGCTAAATTCCGGATGAAACCTGAAGATATTAATAACTGGTATGTACGCAACAAAGCGGGTGATATGGTTAATTTTGCCTCTTTTGCTAGCAGCCGCTGGGTGTATGGCCCACAAAGGTTAGAACGTTATAACGGTGTATCGGCGATGGAAATTCAAGGTGAACCAGCTCCTGGGATAAGTTCGGGGGATGCTATGCTAAAAATGGAGCAGTTAATTGCTAATTTACCCGATGGTATCGACTTTGAGTGGACTAGCACCTCGTATCAGGAGAAGCAATCAGGCTCACAAGCGCCGGCATTGTATGCCCTGTCTATCTTAGTAGTGTTTTTATGTTTAGCGGCTTTATATGAAAGTTGGTCTATTCCGTTTGCGGTTATTTTAGTGGTGCCACTAGGTATAGTGGGTGCATTAGCGGCAACTTTTATACGCGGTTTAGAAAACGATGTGTATTTCCAAGTTGGTTTGTTAACGACTATGGGCTTAGCATCTAAAAACGCTATCTTAATCGTTGAATTTGCTCGTGAACTGCAGCAACAAGGAAAAGGTATTATTGAGGCTATTTTAGAAGCAGTAAGATTACGTTTACGGCCTATTATTATGACATCAATGGCATTTTCGTTAGGGGTATTACCTTTAGTGATTAGTTCTGGTGCCGGCTCGGCAAGTCGCAATGCTATAGGTACTGGTGTGTTAGGCGGTATGATTACGGCAACAGTATTAGCTATATTTTTAGTGCCAGTGTTCTATTTGGTCATTATGAAAATCTTTGACAAAGAGCATGCAGAGACTAAGTAGCTGTAATTAGAAATAATACTAAGTAATAAGTGTACTAAAAGCCGGCTGGTAATAACTAACTAGCCGGCTTTTTTAATCCTAACAGCATAGTATCTACAAGTGCCGGAGCATCAGAACTAAGATCGCAGTGTAATGGTTTAAGTAAAAAGTGACTAATAATACCACCGATATACATGTGCAAAGATAAAGCAGCTAAGCGCGGGCAAACATCTTCACGTAATAAACCAGCTTGCTCGGCACGGTTAAAAGCTTGTTCTAATACAGCTATTGCTCTGGTATCTAGCTCATCTTGTTTAGTGACAACCGGATTAAGCTCGTCTATATATTCACAACGATGAAATACAATGGTCAAAACGCGATGATGCTGTTCGCTATTGGCGACTAAACGTAAGCAATTGATCATTAGCTGTCTAATTTGCGTGAAAGGATCACTGGTTTCATCTTTATTAATATCAGCTAATAAGTGCTGAAAGGGCAACCGAACACGCTCTAGCATGGCATTAAATAAATCAGCTTTATTTTCAAAGTGCCAATAAATCGCGCCACGAGTCACATTAGCTTGTTGAGCAATTTTCGCTAAGGTAGTTTGGGATACGCCATGTTGATAAAACAAAGATTCTGCCGCATCCAAAATAGCGGCACGAGTGCCTTCTGCATCTGCTTTAGTACGTCTTGCCATTGCTTAGGCCATGCTCCAATCAGACAAAATTTTATTTACATAGCTTAGCATAAATACACCTTGCAGGCACTTATACTAGGGGCTTTGCTTATTGCACAACAAAGTCAAAATAGGTTTCTGTATAAGCTGGTGGTTGATGGGTAAAGTGCCACCATTCCATGCTATAAACTTTAAAACCAGCTTTTGTCATAAGCTCTAATAATAGCTGTCGATTAGCTTCTTGTTTAGCAGAAATACCGCTGGCCCCTACATTAGAAATAGGATCAAATAAATCAAAGGGGCTGCCGGTATCAAGGACTTGCCATTGGCCTGATGGATCTTTTTTAGCTAAGGTTAAATCAACAGTGCTGCCACGGCTATGCCCCGATTTTTGTGCAATATAATCGCCAACTAAAGTGTTTTTAGCTAAATTAGGATAAAACTCAGCTTGAGTTTGAGTATCTGCTAGATCGGCTGCCCAGCGCATAAAGTGATCTACTGCCCGTTGTGGTCGATAACAATCATATAGCCATAAGCTATAACCTTGCCGCATAGCCGCCTGTTGTGCGTTAGCTAAAGCTTGTGCCGCATCAAGGTGTAAATAACATTTATTGGCTTTATAGCCATCGACAACGGTGCCGACAAAATTGTTGGTTGTGAAGTACGCCATATGAACTTGAATGGACGGTGCTAAACTGGTTACATCAACAAAATTAGTAGGAATGGGTGGGCTACCAGCACTTGCACTGCTAGCTAGGGCCGCAGAGAATAGCGCCAGTTTAGTCAGAGTTAAAAATGGCCTCATATCATTAGTACTCCAGCGATTAAAAAGGCTGTTAAGGCCAGTACGCCACAAACTAAAGCATAAGGAAGTTGCGTTTTAACGTGCTCTAATAAATCGCAACCAGAAGCCACTGAGCTGACAGCCGTACTATCGGAAATGGGGGAGCAATGATCGCCAAAAACGCCACCACTTAAAATAGCGGCTAGCACTAAAGATGGCGGTAAGCCAAGCAGCTCCACCATAGGCATACCTATAGGGATTAAAATGGCAAAAGTGCCCCAGCTAGTGCCAGTAGTAACAGATATTAAGCTACCCGCCAGAAATAGTAGCGCGGGAATTAAGACTAAAGGTAAGTTTTCATTCACAATTGAAGCGATAAAGGTGCCAGTGCCTAAGAGTTTTAAGCTGCTACCTAAAGATAAAGACAGCAGTACTATAGTGACTAAAGGTAGGAGTTCACTCATACCTTTAAAACCAATATCAACTAATTGCTGGTGTTTAAAACGACGACTAATTAACATCATGCTATAAGCAACTAAACAGGCAAGGGTAGTAGCGTATAATACGGATTTGGCACCGGAGCCAGCAACTAACTTACCTTCACCTGTCAGTAACATAAAGCCGAGCATAGCGGCAACTAAAGTAAATAATGGCACTAGCATAAAAGAAGGGTGAGAAGCTGGAATATCAATTTCGGTATGTTGCACTTGGCTTTGCATTTTTTGTTCAGCACGGCGCAAGGGGCCATGTACTTTGCCTGTAATAACAGTGTAAAGCACAGCAGTTAATGTAAATAGAGCATAAAAATTTAAAGGAATAGTGCCAATAATCACCGATACAGCGTTATCACCTAAAGAATAATTACTTAATAAGCCTAAAATATAAGCCCCCCAGCCATTAAGCAAAATAATAATGCAAATAGGCGCGCTAGTACTGTCAATAATATAAGCTAATCTAGCCCGGCTCATGTTGAATTTGTCAAATAGGCCTCGAGAACTAATACCTGCAGTGAGTGAGCTTAGGTTTGACTCAATAAAAGTAACAGAGCTAATAAAAAAGGTGAGCAAGCCGGCTTGTCTAGGCGTTTTAGCTATGCCTTTACGCACTAACATTTCTACAGTAGCTGAAACGCCACCAGAATCACGCATATAAGCTAATAGGCCACCGACTAATAATGAAAACATTAATATTCTAGCGTTGTCAGCATTGGCAGTGACGGCGACAATACGCTCTAGGGTATTAATACTGCCATGTACAACAAGCTCTGGTGTAACAGCGGCTCCGCTAAAAATAAAGATTAATAACTCGGAACAACAAAGCGACAGCAACAGTGCCAAAATAACTTCTTTACGCCACAGTACAACAGCTATAGCAACCAATGCTGGCACTAAGGTAAGCCAATCAGCCAAAGTGGCCTCCTGTTTTTATTATTATATTAATTATTGTAAAGGCTAGAATACTAGTATGAAATAGGTTGTTTTACCATGATGAATATTATGGCGGCAGTGCTAACAGCTACGCGATAGTGAATTAATTGCAACTGCTTATTATTATCTTAGCTGGTTAGTTAACCTAACCAGCTAGACTATAACCGTGAGGTTTTATGTAGCTAAATAGTTTAAAAAAGGTTTATATCTCTATAAAGCAGGTTGCTGATGCTTAAAATACTAACGATTTAACTGTTGGTGCCAACTTAATAAAGCGTCTAATTGCTTAGTAACAAGGCCTTGGAGCCTTTCGTCTATTAAGTCGCCGTTATTATCAAAACTACCACTAAATGCATTAGCGAATACTTCTGGCTGGTTTAGCGGATAGAGGTTTAAAAAGACACAAACTTGGCGTAAGTGATATTGAGCACGAGAGGTGCCCATGCCACCGCCTGAACCCATAATAGCTACAGCTTTACCGGTTAGCATATGATTATCTGGCTCTCTTGATGCCCAGTCTAAAGCGTTCTTTAATGCTGGCGCTATAGAGTAATTATATTCTGGACAGGCAAAGATCAGAGCATCGGCTTGGCTAATTTGCTGTAGCAAAGTTTGCACTGCTGCTGGCTTTTCAGCTAAATCAGCATTATAAAAAGGCACGTCAATTAAATCGGCTACATGGATTTTCATCCCTTCAGGGGCATGAGCTTGGGCATAACGTACCAAACCATGGTTAGTTGACTTGGCGCGTAAACTACCGCAAATAGCTAAAACATTTATACTCATTCATTACTCCAGTTAATAATCAGCTATCAGTCCAATAGCTTACTATAAGAAATTATTGTAGCGCAATTAGTTAAACTAGCAGTATTTAATCATATTAAGTGTATAAATAAGTGTTAAGTGTAACTTTACTTATAGATACAAAAGATAAGGCTGGCGCTGTTGTTTAAATTGGCTTAATTCGGCTTGCCAGCTTTGGCGGATCTGTTTTTCGCTTAAGCCTTGCTCAATTTGTAAACGAAGTTTATTAGTTCCAGCTAGTTTATCCATAAAGCTCTCTGAGCTAAAAAATACCGCATTATGCTGTTTAAACAACTGATACCAATTAATAAGATAACTTAAATTCAAACCTTGGCTGTGAACTTGGCGTAAATCTTGGCCTAAAACCTGTGTATTCATTAAAGGCGGAGTTAAAGCTGCACCCGGTGTAGAGACGGGCGTAAAACAAAAGTTAGCTAAACTAAATTTGTCGTAGCCAATAACCTGAAAAGGGAAATCAGTGCCACGGCCGATACTTAACGGCGTAGCCTCAAAAAAACCAAGCGAGGGGTACAGCGCTATGGCTTGATCATTAGGTAAATTGGGGCTGGGTTTAACGGGTAATGAATAGGCCATATCACGGCGATAATTGGCAAGCGGGATTACCGTTAGCTGTAGGTTATCGGCTTGCTCAATCCAGGCTTCACCTTTTATCATTAAGGCTAACTCGCCTACTGTCATGCCGTGCAATAAAGGAATAGGGTGCATGCCAACAAAGGATTGATAGGCTAAATCTAACACTGGGCCATCTATAAAGGCTGCATTAGGGTTTGGCCTGTCTAGCACGAGTAATGGAATCTTAGCTGTCGCGGCCGCTTGCATAAAGTAATGTAACGAGCTGATATAAGTGTAATAGCGCACGCCGACATCTTGAATATCAAAAACTAACACATCAATATTGGCTAATTGTGTTGGCGTAGGCGCTTTGTTGGCGCCGTATAACGAGACAATTTTCAGCCCGGTTTTGCTATCTATGCTGTTATTAACCTGAGCGCCTGCATCATAATTACCTCTAAAGCCGTGCTCTGGCGCGAAAATAGTCTCTATATTGATATTCTGTTGCAGCAATAAATCCACTAGGTGCAGATCGTTGACAGTTGCAGTTTGGTTAACCAGTAAACCGACTCTTTTGTTAGCTAATAATGGCAAGTAAAGATCGAGTTGAGCCGCGCCTATAGTTAGCTCTGTGCTAGCTGCTTGTTTTTTTACGCTATCAACCGGCAATGCTTGGCTACAAGCACTAATTAACAGCACAAGTAGCAGTAGCGCACCTTGGCTAGCTGTTGCCAATAATTTAGCT
This window harbors:
- a CDS encoding Na+/H+ antiporter NhaC family protein yields the protein MADWLTLVPALVAIAVVLWRKEVILALLLSLCCSELLIFIFSGAAVTPELVVHGSINTLERIVAVTANADNARILMFSLLVGGLLAYMRDSGGVSATVEMLVRKGIAKTPRQAGLLTFFISSVTFIESNLSSLTAGISSRGLFDKFNMSRARLAYIIDSTSAPICIIILLNGWGAYILGLLSNYSLGDNAVSVIIGTIPLNFYALFTLTAVLYTVITGKVHGPLRRAEQKMQSQVQHTEIDIPASHPSFMLVPLFTLVAAMLGFMLLTGEGKLVAGSGAKSVLYATTLACLVAYSMMLISRRFKHQQLVDIGFKGMSELLPLVTIVLLSLSLGSSLKLLGTGTFIASIVNENLPLVLIPALLFLAGSLISVTTGTSWGTFAILIPIGMPMVELLGLPPSLVLAAILSGGVFGDHCSPISDSTAVSSVASGCDLLEHVKTQLPYALVCGVLALTAFLIAGVLMI
- a CDS encoding NADPH-dependent FMN reductase, with the protein product MSINVLAICGSLRAKSTNHGLVRYAQAHAPEGMKIHVADLIDVPFYNADLAEKPAAVQTLLQQISQADALIFACPEYNYSIAPALKNALDWASREPDNHMLTGKAVAIMGSGGGMGTSRAQYHLRQVCVFLNLYPLNQPEVFANAFSGSFDNNGDLIDERLQGLVTKQLDALLSWHQQLNR
- a CDS encoding DUF1343 domain-containing protein, whose amino-acid sequence is MNLAKLLATASQGALLLLVLLISACSQALPVDSVKKQAASTELTIGAAQLDLYLPLLANKRVGLLVNQTATVNDLHLVDLLLQQNINIETIFAPEHGFRGNYDAGAQVNNSIDSKTGLKIVSLYGANKAPTPTQLANIDVLVFDIQDVGVRYYTYISSLHYFMQAAATAKIPLLVLDRPNPNAAFIDGPVLDLAYQSFVGMHPIPLLHGMTVGELALMIKGEAWIEQADNLQLTVIPLANYRRDMAYSLPVKPSPNLPNDQAIALYPSLGFFEATPLSIGRGTDFPFQVIGYDKFSLANFCFTPVSTPGAALTPPLMNTQVLGQDLRQVHSQGLNLSYLINWYQLFKQHNAVFFSSESFMDKLAGTNKLRLQIEQGLSEKQIRQSWQAELSQFKQQRQPYLLYL